One segment of Pseudodesulfovibrio sp. 5S69 DNA contains the following:
- a CDS encoding substrate-binding domain-containing protein, whose translation MTLPVLAAGSLRKALPAMAEAAGLRLDVRFGPAGLLRGRIEDGLRPDLFLSASMAHVRAVARLADYGEAVPLLENRLCLFGREEILSEGDALRAMLDPDSRLGTSTPGADPGGDYALAVFDRAETIRPGSRAMLRDRARALVGGDLPGKAAATGSPVADLFQAGKVDLFLGYRTTALDVIRRCPGLALLDLPPELAVRPVYGAVARDTDEARAALDVLRSAEAMEAAGRCGFHPPRKSDR comes from the coding sequence GTGACCCTGCCCGTGCTCGCCGCCGGAAGCCTGCGCAAGGCACTGCCCGCCATGGCCGAGGCCGCGGGGCTGCGCCTGGACGTGCGCTTCGGCCCGGCCGGGCTGCTGCGCGGACGCATTGAGGACGGGTTGCGCCCCGACCTGTTCCTGTCCGCGAGCATGGCCCACGTCCGGGCCGTGGCCCGGCTTGCCGACTATGGCGAGGCCGTGCCCCTGCTCGAGAACCGGCTCTGCCTGTTCGGACGGGAGGAAATCCTGTCCGAAGGCGATGCCCTGCGGGCCATGCTGGACCCGGACAGCCGCCTGGGCACCTCCACCCCCGGCGCGGACCCCGGCGGGGACTACGCGCTCGCGGTCTTTGACCGGGCCGAGACCATCCGGCCCGGCAGCCGGGCCATGCTCCGCGACCGCGCCCGCGCCCTGGTGGGCGGCGACCTGCCAGGCAAGGCGGCGGCCACCGGCTCGCCCGTGGCCGATCTCTTTCAGGCGGGCAAGGTGGACCTCTTCCTCGGCTACCGGACCACGGCCCTGGACGTGATCAGACGCTGCCCCGGCCTGGCTCTCCTGGACCTGCCCCCCGAGCTGGCCGTGCGCCCCGTCTACGGCGCCGTGGCCCGCGACACCGACGAGGCCCGCGCCGCCCTGGACGTGCTGCGCTCGGCCGAGGCCATGGAGGCCGCCGGGCGCTGCGGTTTCCACCCGCCGCGCAAGTCGGACCGGTAA